A single Nicotiana tabacum cultivar K326 chromosome 5, ASM71507v2, whole genome shotgun sequence DNA region contains:
- the LOC107806468 gene encoding F-box protein At5g03100: protein MEMQRKITAREDRLSNLPDEILIHILSMLPRWHNKEVVRSSVLSRRWRFLWKSVPISLDFDFPIRESENDNLLYLASIHRELYYWRNCEKIQKFRVWRLRYEDRFAKDIDLWVHFAIKVANVESFALGIIDTNHQRYEFPQFAYKNASLSYLALRYCQLNPTGSVNWSSLVSLSLGSLPLTDGVMEKVLSGCPNLECLELDSVSGIHRLEISSVKLTKLTIRNYLSENPDLWLEILAPYIQNLQLSGYCINICIRQRNVASLVTAALHLIFDFGNHDLEKEGSYLKELLHGIAHVENLELGPWCIEFLSVLELKGWQPPPSNWKFLELPALQQLDLPGLCSFLPCSLDLEALVIDWRYNDEERDLLSRYTNEDEQIRRFETRNFNCSFPNLKTIEIINFHGPLSENKSLLPLVKYFLKHATVLEKFVIDAIFKESDMLDHFEMTQELLSFPRSSPQASVVFSYR from the exons ATGGAAATGCAGAGAAAAATCACGGCTAGAGAAGACCGACTTAGTAATTTGCCCGATGAAATTCTAATTCACATCCTCTCTATGTTGCCGAGGTGGCACAATAAAGAAGTTGTGAGAAGCAGCGTATTATCTAGACGGTGGAGATTTCTTTGGAAGTCCGTCCCAATATCACTCGATTTCGACTTCCCCATTCGTGAAAGCGAAAATGACAATCTCCTTTACCTGGCTTCCATTCATAGAGAGCTTTATTATTGGAGGAATTGCGAGAAAATACAGAAATTCAGGGTCTGGCGCCTTAGGTACGAGGATCGTTTTGCTAAAGATATTGATTTATGGGTACATTTTGCAATTAAAGTTGCTAATGTTGAAAGTTTTGCACTTGGAATTATCGATACAAATCACCAAAGATATGAGTTCCCTCAATTTGCATATAAAAATGCATCGTTGAGTTATTTGGCTTTACGGTACTGCCAACTCAACCCTACTGGTAGTGTTAATTGGAGTAGTCTCGTTTCTCTTTCACTTGGGTCTTTGCCTTTGACTGATGGTGTAATGGAAAAGGTATTATCTGGTTGCCCTAACTTGGAATGCTTGGAACTGGATAGTGTTTCGGGCATTCATCGTTTGGAAATCAGCTCTGTGAAGCTGACAAAATTGACCATACGCAATTACCTAAGTGAGAATCCTGACCTTTGGCTCGAAATATTAGCTCCGTATATTCAAAATTTGCAACTTTCTGGGTATTGCATTAACATATGTATCCGACAGAGAAATGTGGCTTCACTTGTCACTGCAGCCCTtcatttaatttttgattttgggAATCACGACTTGGAGAAGGAGGGTAGCTATTTGAAGGAACTTCTTCACGGTATTGCCCATGTCGAGAATCTTGAATTGGGTCCATGGTGCATCGAG TTCCTGTCCGTACTGGAGTTGAAAGGGTGGCAGCCTCCACCATCAAACTGGAAATTCTTAGAACTTCCAGCCTTACAACAGTTGGACTTACCTGGACTTTGCAGCTTTCTCCCGTGTTCATTGGATCTTGAGGCATTGGTCATTGACTGGAGATACAATGATGAAGAAAGA GACCTACTGTCAAGGTACACAAATGAGGATGAACAGATCAGGAGGTTTGAAACACGTAATTTTAACTGCTCATTTCCAAATTTGAAGACCATCGAGATCATTAACTTTCATGGACCACTAAGTGAAAATAAGTCGCTGCTGCCATTGGTAAAATATTTTCTCAAGCATGCAACTGTGCTTGAAAAGTTCGTCATTGACGCCATATTCAAAGAGAGTGATATGCTGGATCATTTCGAAATGACACAGGAGTTACTAAGCTTTCCAAGATCCTCTCCGCAGGCTTCTGTTGTCTTTTCTTATCGATAA